One stretch of Erythrolamprus reginae isolate rEryReg1 chromosome 7, rEryReg1.hap1, whole genome shotgun sequence DNA includes these proteins:
- the TLX2 gene encoding T-cell leukemia homeobox protein 2: protein MEAPGLERQAGPGAPPQPPEPIRFGIDQILGCPPPQSSHQGPGGAGLAFRSSGYETDYDPASSLGPQLLPEASPGSSGVIRVPAHRPLPSVAAHPRPTGAGLAFSWMEHSRRLAKDRMAAALPPFSVARRVGHPYQNRTPPKRKKPRTSFSRTQVCELEKRFHRQKYLASAERAALAKALKMTDGQVKTWFQNRRTKWRRQTAEDREAQRQQAGRLMLHLQPEPLAKSPLCLQNASLFALQNLQPWAENHEVTSVSGAAAAGTLG, encoded by the exons ATGGAGGCCCCGGGGCTGGAGCGGCAGGCGGGACCCGGAGCGCCGCCGCAGCCCCCCGAGCCTATCCGCTTCGGAATCGACCAGATCCTGGGCTGCCCTCCGCCGCAGAGCTCTCACCAGGGCCCCGGGGGCGCCGGCCTCGCCTTTCGAAGCAGCGGCTACGAGACGGACTACGACCCCGCCAGCTCCCTCGGGCCGCAGCTTCTCCCGGAGGCCTCGCCCGGCAGCAGCGGGGTGATCAGAGTGCCGGCGCATCGCCCGCTCCCCTCCGTGGCCGCCCATCCTCGCCCGACCGGAGCCGGCCTCGCCTTCTCTTGGATGGAGCACAGCAGGCGCCTCGCCAAGGACCGGATGGCAG CCGccttgccacccttctccgttgCCAGGCGGGTCGGCCACCCGTATCAGAACCGCACCCCGCCGAAGCGGAAGAAGCCCCGCACCTCCTTCTCCCGAACGCAGGTCTGCGAGTTAGAGAAGCGGTTCCACCGGCAGAAGTACTTAGCGTCCGCGGAGCGAGCCGCCCTGGCCAAAGCGCTCAAGATGACCGATGGCCAGGTCAAGACCTGGTTCCAGAATCGTCGCACGAAGTGGAG GCGACAGACGGCGGAGGACCGCGAAGCGCAGCGCCAGCAGGCCGGCCGGTTGATGCTGCACCTTCAGCCGGAGCCCTTAGCGAAGAGCCCCCTCTGCCTGCAGAACGCCTCGCTCTTCGCCCTGCAGAACCTGCAGCCCTGGGCGGAGAACCACGAGGTGACCTCGGTCTcgggagccgccgccgccggcaCCCTGGGGTGA